The following are encoded together in the Halomonas halophila genome:
- a CDS encoding GspH/FimT family pseudopilin, whose protein sequence is MAPDAAEERYLTDKPRNLAKPAARGFTLIELLVALAVLVIMATVAVPGFQRMMARNEVAAEVMRLKSALAMTRSAAITRRSTVTLCPTVDMTQCRIDNNADGKAWLATLAIFEGRGEPGDALLRSFDESRLPSLTYRNDNRPVRYAALGRSSGYNGTFRLCGRHEEGARVIVNNVGRVRVDSRRPPC, encoded by the coding sequence ATGGCACCCGACGCCGCCGAAGAACGCTACCTTACCGACAAGCCGCGTAACTTGGCAAAGCCCGCCGCCAGGGGCTTCACGCTGATCGAGCTGCTGGTGGCGCTGGCGGTGCTGGTGATCATGGCCACCGTGGCCGTGCCCGGCTTTCAGCGGATGATGGCGCGAAATGAAGTGGCCGCCGAGGTGATGCGGCTAAAGTCAGCACTCGCCATGACGCGCAGCGCCGCCATTACCCGGCGCAGTACCGTGACCCTCTGCCCCACCGTCGACATGACCCAATGTCGGATCGACAACAACGCCGACGGAAAAGCCTGGCTGGCCACACTGGCCATCTTCGAAGGGCGCGGCGAACCCGGTGATGCTCTGCTGCGCAGCTTCGACGAGAGCCGCCTGCCGTCGCTGACCTACCGCAACGATAACCGTCCGGTGCGCTATGCGGCACTGGGCCGATCATCGGGGTATAACGGTACCTTTCGTCTCTGCGGGCGGCACGAAGAGGGCGCCAGGGTCATCGTCAATAACGTTGGTCGGGTTCGCGTCGATTCCCGGCGGCCTCCTTGTTGA